In the Armatimonadota bacterium genome, CGACCACCACCGGCGACGCCGCGAACACGCGCTGGCCGCCGCCGGCCGGGTCCCGGCGCACGGACCGGGTCGTGCAGTCGCCGCTGCGGTCGGCGGCAGCCAGGCACGCCGCCAGCGCGGCCAGTTCGCTTGCCTGGCCGGTCGTCTCCGGGGCGCGCAGCACGCCGGCGGAGAGCACCCGGATGGTCGCGTCGCGCCGCCACCGGAACTCCTGCGCCAGGCGTTCCAGGGCGGCAGGATCGGTGCGGCCGTCCCGTGCGTACTCCTCGAGCATGCGGCCGATCAGCCGGGCCTGGCGCTCGATGACCCACGCATAGGTGGTCGTGTACTGGCGCTGCAGGCGCCAGGTGACGAACGTCGCCACCAGCACCAGGCACAACGCGGCCAGCACCAGGTACGACAGGGCCAGACGACTGCGAATCGACCGCGACCTCACGGGCGTCCCCGGCGGCGCACCGGCTCGGGCGGGCGGAGCTCGGGCGGGCGCAGCTTGTAGCCGACGCCGCGCACGGTCACGATGTAGGTGGGCGCGACGGGGTCGTCCTCGATCTTCTCCCGCAGCCGGCTCACGTGCATGTCGACGGTGCGCGTGCTCCCGTAGAAGTCGTGCCCCCACAGGTGCTCCAGCAGGAAGTCACGGGTGAACACCCGGTTGGGGTAGCGCATGAACAGCCGCAGCAGGTCGAACTCCCGCGCCGTGAGCTCCACCGGCCGCCCGTGCAGCGTCACCTCGTGGGTGACCGGGTCGAGCCGCAGGCCGCCCACCTGCAGGGGGGCCTGGGAGGGCGGCGCGACCTCGCGAGCACGCCGCCGCAGCACCGCCTTCACGCGGGCGACCAGCTCCCGCGGACTGAAGGGCTTGGTGACGTAGTCGTCGGCGCCGCGCTCCAGCCCTTCCACCCGCTCCACCTCGCCGCCGCGAGCCGTCAGCATGATGATGGGCACCGATCCCTCGCGGCGCAGCTGACGACACACCTCCATGCCGTCCAGGCCGGGCAACATCAGGTCGAGGATCACCAGATCGGGCCGCTCCGCGCGGGCCCGGGCCAGCGCCGCGTGGCCATCGCCGGCCGTGGTGACCTCGAACCCCTCCTGGAGCAGGTTGTACCGCACCAGCTCCACGATGTGCGGTTCGTCGTCGACGACCAGGACCCGCGCGCTCACTTACATCACCCGCCGCAGTTCACCGCCGATGTAGCCGGTGGCCGCGATAAGCACGGCGCCGACGACCATGAGAGTTACAAAGAGCGCTCGGGACAGCCCGGGCCGGCGCCACCGGGCCAGGAAGCTCGCCAGGTAGACGGCCGTGGCCGCCACCGCCACGAGCTGGTGGAGGCGGTGCTGGGCCACGAACGTCTGCCCGATCCCCTGGGCCACCAGGGGCAGGTAGTCGACGTAGCCGCTGACGACCGAGGCCGCGGCGCCCACCAAACCGAGGCCGACCAGCCACTGGGAGGCGCGCAGGTGTCCCCGGTCGCCCGAGCGCAGGTAGAGCACGTCGAACACCGCGCTGGTCAGCCACAGCGCCACCGGGAAGTGCACGACCAGCGGATGGACCAGGAACGGCATCGCACCCCCCTGCGGTGTGTGCTGCGCAGTCGGTGCTGCGCAGGTTGGTGCTCCGCAGCCCGTGCTGCGCACCCCGTCGTTGCGCCCGG is a window encoding:
- a CDS encoding response regulator transcription factor; this translates as MSARVLVVDDEPHIVELVRYNLLQEGFEVTTAGDGHAALARARAERPDLVILDLMLPGLDGMEVCRQLRREGSVPIIMLTARGGEVERVEGLERGADDYVTKPFSPRELVARVKAVLRRRAREVAPPSQAPLQVGGLRLDPVTHEVTLHGRPVELTAREFDLLRLFMRYPNRVFTRDFLLEHLWGHDFYGSTRTVDMHVSRLREKIEDDPVAPTYIVTVRGVGYKLRPPELRPPEPVRRRGRP
- a CDS encoding DUF2231 domain-containing protein, translated to MPFLVHPLVVHFPVALWLTSAVFDVLYLRSGDRGHLRASQWLVGLGLVGAAASVVSGYVDYLPLVAQGIGQTFVAQHRLHQLVAVAATAVYLASFLARWRRPGLSRALFVTLMVVGAVLIAATGYIGGELRRVM